The DNA region CTCGGACTTGGCCTTCCGGAGATTCCTTCAATACAGAAGAGTTGGGATGTCATCTGGTGGCACACACCTGTTGGAGAGTCTTCGCACGCGAGTCGACCAGTTGGAACTGGCTTCTTTGAACTGTGCCTGTCAGCCTCACTCAGGAGACTGGCTAAACGCACTTCCGTTGGCGTCTAATGGTCTGCTTATGGAAGACGAAACTATACGTATTGGAGTGTGTCTTCGACTTGGACTTGAAATCTGCCAACCTCACCGTTGTCGCTGTGGTTTTTTGATTCCATCGAACGGTTTACACGCATTGTCCTGTAGGAGGAGTGCTGGCCGATTTCCCCGCCACGTCCTCCTCAATGAAGTGGTGAAAAGGGCTTTGGATTCTGCGGGATTCCCATCGACCCTTGAACCTATTGGGCTCTGCCGCAGTGACGGAaagcgtcctgacgggatgactatATTCCCCTTTAGAGGAGGAAGGTCTCTTGTTTGGGATGTAACTTGCGTCGACTCCTTTCAGATACTGTGCTCACAGGAACAGCCAGTACACCAGGCTACGCATGtgcgctggcagaagaaaggaagTTGACGAAGTACGCTGTGCTTCCGAACGTcgttgagtttgtccccctagcctttGAGACCTCCGGTGTGGTTGGAAAGAAGGTAGAAAATCTGTTACGGGTTGTGGGAGGAAGAAtctcacagaatacaaatgaccggagggagacgagctggcttttCCAGCGCATCTCGGTTGCAATTCTTCGCGGGAACTGCCTCTCTATCCGCAGTGCTTCGTCGTCGGACTAACCCTCAAGTTCACGACATTAATTCTCTATTAATTAATTTGActgtaaaaaaagtttgtttaatATCATTTTCCCATTAGATAGATTGAACTAATAGATTTTAATAAcgttatttcaaaataaatcaatcaaGAAACTTTTAAAATGCATCTTTACCAAAATATAAATCAGGAAACAATCCTCACTGAATGTTTTATGATAGCTTAACAGTGTGAAGAGATACGAAGTGGTATATTTGAGAGTAATCGAAAAGGCAGAATATTGGTAATCAATAATTCCACACCTAAATTATCTtattcaaaatattgttttaattatgaTGCATCGTAATACGTTAAACTAGATAATTCATAAAATGAAATCATAAAGAAATTAATCACTATTAAAAAACTCCGTTCTGAAATTCTCACAAAAACTACAAAGATTTGAATACATCTTTGATGCGTTATCCGTAAAAGTAATTAAAGAATCGATAGTCATGAAAGCATAAATATGGCCATAGGCAATCGCATCCAATTCACACGGAATTCTAAAACAGTAAAGTCCATATAAAACACGTTTTTgacaaaaaatatctattttccccCAATAGTCGGGATAAATAGTCAAACGAATTTAATACACAATCAAAAACCTAaatcaataaaaaacaataaaaacttctTTTTAGTTTTTGGAGTTACTTTTGAGGAAAAATAACGATACCTATTTTTCTGGCATTGAATCCAcggaataattaaatttagtgGAAAAGGATAACACAAAGCAATACGGGGACGAGTTACCTTTAATAAAAATTCAAGTAAATATGAAATGCCCTCACTTTTGAGGTAGCATCCcattattagaaaatataattaaattaaacaacctttttataaatattatcatcacaccacgttatatatgtctatatttttaaggaaaataataaaCTTCACAGTCAGCCAAATCTCCAATGATAATGTACATAATTGTAGAGGCCAGATCACGTTTTTGTATTCCGAATGATAAAGTAGGAGAAAGTCCCTGAATTTTTTATTATGAATATCACTTTGATCTCAATGAATTTAAATACAGATTCAATTCCAGATAGAAGAAGAGGGCCGACCTTAATAAAAGGAATCTCCCCTAATATGTTACATTTTGTTAGATTTTTAACCGTTTGGAGAAATTTCTTCTGCATTTTTATAATATTCTACATTATATGGTATTTTGATAATCTTAAAAAGTGCTTGCATTGCTTGACAGTTTGCATACTGATCGGGTAATATCTGAGAACCTGTTTTAAGTTTATTGAAAAAAAGTTTAATACTTTCATTAACCTGATATAACGTAATTGTCTCCGGCAGGGGTAATGATTCTACggagaaattaaaaacattttcgaACTGTATTTAAGGAAATTGGTTAAGTTGCACACTAGACTCATTAATAGTAATAGGGAATTTAATGATTGATTCGAaaagttttttaattttaaaatataaactttatCAACAGAAATTTTGAACGGATCGCTTTGGAACGGGAATGTTTCCCCCAGAAGTGAGGCATTATATTGCCTATTGCAGGATTGAGAATCTGTTTTTTTAACCAAGGGAGCTTTGtttaactattttataagaagCAAAAAAACCGTTGATCATTTGGCAACCCAATGTGGGAAAATGCTCAACAGTAATTACGTCAGAAAACATAACGAAGTCGTGAAATGTATTCACTTGTATGTCTGTAGGAAGTATAGAATCCGCAAagttaaaaaatttaaagaatattcACTTCAGTCAATCATATTCACATAAAATGTTGAAATATGTGAAGATTCTTTAATAATTACAGACACAAAAATTTAATGTAACAAGACTGATATATTCATGtacgacaaaataaaaaaacgaaaTTACTATCATCGAAGTGGGACGTCCCCTCTCGAAGTAGGACAGGACCTGCCTGAAGCAGGCCGAAGTTGAGAAATGCCATAAATGCAATCCTTTGGGCATGGATTTATCCAGCCTCTACGACgctcaaatcaaaataattttactgGATATGACATGTGACGGTGTCGTTTTTAAGTTTTTCAAGAATTACATTGAAAAGTTGGCAATTGAAGACGTTTCTGTGTTTCAGCAAACACTTCTTTAGAATTTACAATTTATCCAAAACCAAGCATGTGTTTCTTAAATCTATGCGAGGAATTTAACACACTTTAGAGACATGGAATACTAAAAAAATCCCTTTAAACAAAAAATTCGAATTTGATTTAAATCTGTTTGATAAAACTTAGTGTACTACaaggaaataaatagaaataaatagaaaaatgaatgtaTACAACAGTAAATACGAATTTATCTGCGGAGATAAAGTATACCTAAAAAAATTACGGATACTCAAGTTAAAAAAGATTATGGAACAAAACTTTCGTCACGGCTAAATAAATTAGAGTCTCCATTCTATTCAGGGGTCAAAACAATTAACATTTTGTCAAACAATCAAGTCGAGATTAAGAAccatttttatttaatagataaaatatgctAAAGAAGGTGTATAAAGGATTCCGACTTTTCTTTTCCAAAGGGGAAAATGTCTGCTCTTGGACGTCAAGGGTATAAACTCGTTTTTGGCTAGAACATAGTAGCATCAATCGAAAGCCCTGGAGCCCCAACAGAACGGGCCGAAAAGATGAAACATGCGAAACATGATGATGTCAGGAATTGCAGAGTGTTTGGCCTCCTGACGCCTAAAATACGAGGACCTTCCGCTCGGAGCCTGCTCTGACATATCGGGTTACTTCTGGATAAGGTTACTGACGATCAATCCGAGAACTGGTATCTCCCAACAAGATTTCCTGCTTTAGTCAAAAATAATGCCCTGTCTGTCCGACaataaccattttttttcttttaaacaatttttttctaataaacatattctaatcaaaaaaataaaactaaaagaataaaatcaggtatttttattgataaaactttccaatatatttattgtatttttcacaTTCTTAGCTTTTGCCTTTATTGCTGCTTTGTGACGTTTAGTCTTGTTATGTAGATTCCAGGTTTTCTCATCAACATAAAACGTCATTTCACAGATTTTACAAGTTCGCATGGATACGCCCCTCGATCTTTGCTCGACTTCAGTAATAAAATTAATCTTCTCTTTGGGAAATTGGCATTCACGTTTCTGAATTATAATCACCAGAGACAATACAGCCAAATAGTCAGCAACAATGGTAATTGCCATTGGAATTACGTCTGTCGACAGATCCTTGGATCCTGTGGcatctaatttatatacacaatagCATTCAGGTCTACTACACCCCTCATAGGTCTCTGAAATAATACAAATAGTCATTAATTTTTACGAGTTAAAAAACGTTTTCTTATCCAGCCAAGTTGTTGTCTGGCATAGCGCTTAGTTGAATTTTTCAACCTTTCAACGcctgaaaatagttttaaaaaaaataacttttttcaagtaatttttttccttctatcgAGTCTTCGCACACATTTTCGTTAAGCATCAAATATTCGTGAAACTCCTTAAAGCCTATAGACTGGAAAATTCCCCGTTGATAGTCATAATGTctataaatattattcatatacaacaacCCTTTCTGGGTTTTACGATTTTCACTATAACGATGATGAAAATCGACAAGTTCATCAACCAGACCATTTTCCAGCATTTTATCAACTCTTTCATCAATTAACTTATCAAGctctgaaaataaatatttaaaaaatccagaCCTTTCAAATCCCGATAAACAAAAACGATACAAAAATCATCAATTCGGAGTCTATATTTTGTCCCTTGTCTTTGTGCAGAGTATAGTTCAGTGATAGACTTGCCAGTTCGTTTATAAACTTCAATCGctctaaaaaatgttaaaaaaaaacttttttattttccGAGAATCGTTTGGATGAAATTTGGAGGCATGAACAGAATCAATTTCCATTAACAATTTGTGGTTGTCCTCGTTCTCTTGGTCCATCacaatatctttaaaataatttagaaaaatcaCCATTTGAATTATAATTGTGAGAAAAACTAATAAAttttagtaaattatttttactacTTAACTTCCAAAAGTGATTCCCAAAGAATCGATTCCAAATAATAATTTGTACCTCCCTCGATGATTGGAAGTCCACTGCCATTTTTGTATAGATTTTCAATGTAAAATAGTTAAGTGAAAAtgcatgaaaatattaaatgataataaaggATATAATTTGTAATGCAGAATCACTGTACATCTTGacattataattttcatataaagGGTCCAAAAAGTCAATTAAATGATGAGGACACGCGTTTAACTCAGAAGGAGTGGGTTTATTGGTAATAATATTTAATCCTTTGTACATCTGCATAGCATCAGCATTTATAATGCTTCCATTAAATTTTTTGGCCAATGCAAATGCTATTTGTGATTTTCCAGAACCAGTTGGGCCAAGTACAGCTACAAGTGGACGCAATCGGCCACCACTAGTCTTCAtatggtttttaattttttaattaaatataaattaataaaaaacatttaattaaaaaaatatttaggaatatatttttctattttattgagaTTGTTTACATCCCATAAACTGGCTTATGTGCTAGCCGTCGTgtaatttaaaaattgataaaaccaAATAGTCTATTTCGAAATGAAAATTAGGTACTAAGGGAGTGAAAAAGGATACCCTAATATTCTTCCCAAAGAAGTAGTAAGATAATGTTTAGAGAAATTGCTGCCACTGAGCTAGGTTTAATTCCTATTTCAAATACTTCTGTGAGCAGACTGATCAAGGATATGTTTGATGACATCGAAACCCTTTTGGTTCGGCGAATAAAAAAATCTGAATTTTTTCCATTTCAAGTAGATAAAAGCTCAGATATTACAAGAAtgcaattttctgttttatttcgttATATGGACGATGAATCCATTATTGAAGATTTTTTTCCTCAAAGAGTCGTCGAAACAACAAAGGGATATGACATTTTCAatcttataaattcatatttcgagcatttaaagTTAGATTGGAATGAATGCATAGGTATCTGCACTGATGGTGCTCTATCAGTGACGGGGGATGATAGAGACTTTGTTTCtgttgcaaaaaataaaaatccagACTTAATTCACAAGCATTATTTTATTCATCATGAGGCATGCTTTGGACAGGGTcgtaaaaattatcaattatatcAAAATGAGTCCGTTGTAATTACGATAGCTCTCGGAACTTTATGAAAATACAGAACATTCAATTTTGATTTACCGCACTGAACTAAAATGGCTTCGAATTGTTTCTATGAACTATACAAAAAAAGTTGGATAACTTTATTGAATGCTTTAATAATGAATGTTAGTGTTGCAAGATAGCACACCTTGCCGATATTTTTAATGAACTTAATGTTCTCAATAGCAGCATACAAATCTGTCGAGTTgtacaaacaaattttttttgctatgtacaaaacaaaaactccccgaccgggaatcgaacccgggcaaCGCGGCATACTAACCATTATACTATCGGGGACGTActtcctatttttgttttttaataacgGGACACTAATTTTGCTGTAACCTTTAATTCATCCATCACTTCTTTTAGAGTTATTCTTGGTTTTGTACTggctattctttttatttatgaaGAAGAGGATTTAGTTATTTTACTCTGAGCAGCTGATCTTGGTGTATTAATAACAGTTTTGTGTTGTTTCCGCTGGGTAGTAATATTCCAACCAGTAGTTTTTGGCAACGTCAGCTATTTAGAAATCTCTTCACCACTTTTAGCTCTTTTGTATGACGTTATAACTTGTTTTTTTAGATCAGTAATTCTCAAATTTGGGTACGCGAGATTCAGTAGTTTGTACGCGTAGAGGATTTGTTTTTTTCCAATTACATATTACTGCAAACAAGGATTTTCTTTATTGTTCAATTTAAAATCAGTTTATCGTGCAAGACTGAATGTCCGAATGTGTCTTTCGATCAACTCCTTCATATTTTTTTGGGCAGCCTCCAGACAATTCTTAGCCAACACTTTATGGTACTAAGATGTGTATCACGCGGTTTTTCAACAGCCTTCCTTTGGGATATACGTGACCCACTCCACACGATTTTGTTTATCTTATTAAGAAATCGCTCACTTAAGTGGACGATGTTTCTCAGTCCACGTCCTAGTTGCCCTCGAGACAAGTATAATTTCTCCTTATTCCTAGCCAACACGTTGACGTGATTCTCCCCGTGTACTCTTCTAACAATAAGGTCTATTTTATCGTACTCACATTCGATCAGGGCAACGTAGATGTCTAGGTAGTGAGATCGCGTACTCGTTCAAAGCATGAAATCAGTTCCGTGCATTGAGGACGGTTTTGCATAACATTGCTACCCTACTACCTACACACTCCATTACACACTTTCTCACGGGTAACTGCCCCATCGAACTTTTTGCGGATGTCAGAGACACCACAAGACTTTGTCATCAAGGGAGCATCGGATCCACAACACGGAAACAACACACCCTTGCGAGAACGTGCTGTCCACATACTCTCCCATGTGTCAAGTATTTCGGGCATTTGCTGGATACACTCCTCCGATAAAACAACATGCGATTAAACTCAAACAGTTTGTTCTTTTGCCTGCGCTGACACTGAGACACAAGAGTTGTGAGCTTCTTCTGATAAACGAAAATCAGCTCTTCCCTCTCACAATTGAACTTTACACAATTGAACTTTTTCGGTGTTTAGCTTGGGAATTCACAATAGTTCCCAAGCTGTTTGTATAAAAATGTTAGAGAACTGATTTTTCTTATAAGCATGCTTTAGAGTGACAGCCTTTTTTCAGAGTTAGCTAGGAATACATCTTGCGTTTCATGAAAATGAGTTGAACTTGAATATCTTTGATTACTTCAAGTTCATCTTTGGTAAGGTTGAGTAAAACCATTTCTGAAATATAGATTTGATCaattatacttattattttttcaaattggAAAACTTAGATAACCAAAATAAATTTGCATGGtagattaatttgaaaaaaaactttgataaattactaaaataattaagaaaatcaaaaaatctaatcataattaatttgaaaaaatatttatttttttaaaataacgtTGACGGGGCATTATCCAACCGAGGGCATTATCCAGCCGGTGACAATGAATCGATTAAAAttagttttatctattttataatttgttagtTAGCCTCATCGTTAACAGGCAAAAAATAATCATCAGAACCAAACATATTTTGTTGCGCCCCACGCTGTCGACCAAAGCGACCTTCGTTGATGACAGGGTTGACAGGATGACCTAATATTCAGTCTTGCGCgatgattattttttatattgagaagTGCTGAGAAGCCATGTTTGCATAAATATGTTGTCGGGAATATAAGCAACAAATTTAATGCATTTGCGCTTACGAAAGGATAATGCTTACACATTTCGCACCAAAATCTTGATAAAGCAAGTTTTTCATACAAATCTTTTGCGTTTGAATTATTGATCATGTCAATTAGAGCCTCTTCGATATTTTCATCGACCAAACGTGGATCAACACTGAATGGTGTACGAATGAATTTCAAATCAATTTCGTTCAATtctggaaagtatttatttacttcttgttgaagatatgttaaatgtgcataaataagttcggttatttttttgatttcaaatgcatctatatttacagattgttcttcaaaagattcaaacatagtaaaattatttagttttactttttctttccacAGTGTTAACTTCATCAAAAAAGCACTAATAATTAATATGAGACAGTTAACAAACTTAATTTTATCCACAAAATCAattattgtttcatgtcttccctGAAGCGATTTGTTGAGTGAATTTATACGAAAGAAGACATCTCTCAAGTAAGCAAGTTTAGATAGCCATGAACTATCCATTAATTTCGAAATAAATTCCGATGATTTGGAATTGTTTTCGcgaataaaatattcagataattcaTTCCTCAAAGAAAAAACTCTGGCAAGAATGTTTCCCCGAGATAACCATCTCACCTCAGTGTGGAATACCAAAGCCTTTCCATCCTTTTCAAATTCTTCGCAAATAAGTCTGAAAATGCGCAAATTTAAAGCactctttttaatataatttatgatatgTACGACATCATCGAGAACATATCTTAAATCTGAAGGTAATGTTTTTGCAGCAAGTGCATATCGATGTAGCATACAATGCATATGTTTCGTTTCCTGGTTAGCAAGTCTGACTTGGCCTCTAAAGCCAGAATGAAAGCCAAGCATTGCTGGAGCTCCATCGGTTGCGCAACAACATACATTATTCCAAGATAACCCAACACTGTCAAAAAACATagaaattgcttgaaaaatatcttTTCCTTTAGTGGTCGATTCAAGcgaataggaaaataaaaattcctcTTTAAAATCTCCGTCATAGACATAACGAGCAAATATTATTAATTGAGCACAGTTCGCTACATCGGTGGATTCATCAACTTGTATAGCGAAATTTTGATGGCATAAAGTTTTTATTTGTTCTACCAcctgttaaaataaataatataatatcaataaccTGACACTTAATATTTTCTGACATTTCAGAAATTCGTCGATGAACAGTATCATTCGATAATGATATTTCCGAAATCATATTTTCAGCGTGAGTGCCAATAAGAGTACGTATATGTCTTTACAACAAGGAAGAATCAGTTTTTCGGCAATATTATGAGGTTTCTTTTCTTTCGCTATACGTAATGAAATTATGTAAGATGCTAATAGCATGGAATTATGAGAAGGCAAAGTTTGTATGAAACGAGTCAATACTTGATTTTTCATAAAAAACTAAGTGATCCCAGAATACTAAAGTATACTTGATTTTTCTCAACCACACTTATACCCTACTTCTCTTCCAAGACTTTGACTAGGTCAAATaagtgaccccagtacatataCACCCTGGAATCGAGCTAGGGTCAAGTGTTAAATGTTCGATTGCTCGCACTTGCAATCATGGATTGGTTTGcaatttttttataaagaaattatacaccTCATTGATTTCAGGTGTCTTCCAGTCAGAGAGACGGGTAACTGCAAAACGTTCTGaagagttgaagaaaaaaaaatactctttCCTGGCAGACAGATATCTTTTCCAGCCGATCGCTGTGGAGACTTCTGGAGTCTTTGGAACAGAGAGTTTTTCGTTCATTCGAAGATTGGGTGGTCTAATCTCAAAAAAAACAGGTGATCCGCGGGAGACGTCGTGGCTCTTCCAGAGGATTTCGTGTGCAATTGTCCGCGGAAATTCACACGCTATCCGAGGCTCatactaattaattaaaactttatttgGTCTAAAAAACAATTTGTAATTAAAGTATTGGTTTAGAAATGAATTCCGAAAAATCAGCATCTAATGTGGGATCATTATCATGCTGTGAGACTGTGGATGGAATCAACGGATATCGGTACTTGGGTGTACGTGAAGACGGGGGAAGTATAATGCTCTCAAGAAAAAAGTTATGGACTCCATACTGAAGAATGTCAAGAAAAGGATAACCATGTTATCAAAAACAAAGCTGAATGCTGTGAATTTGTTTCGTAGCATCAATGAATATGCATtatctttatataattattatatcggGCTAATTAATATCGAACCGCACGAATTTGACGAAATTGACCAACAAATACGCCGATTGCTTACGACTCTCAAGTTACATCTCCAGCTTGCAAATAAGGAGAGGTTGTATTTGGATCGCAAAACGCTTGGAAGAGGACTTacctcaatttttttaaaaacgaaTTAATAATCCTCCAGTTTCTTACAAGTTTGGAAAAAAGTCGACTATCTGTCTAAGGAAATCGGGTATTCTGCGAGTaatcaaaacaagaaaatggCACTTAGCCACAATCGCAGAATTTCTTGCTTTTAAATTTCTTGTCGGTGGGGAAAATCTGAACATTGATTCACTCAAGGACGCTCAAAGAAAACTTTTGCTTAACCGAATCAGCTGTAAATCACTACATTCGGCGATTTTAAATGTATGGAAGAATCAAATATCGACCTATCTACTTTTTCGCAATGGCTATCAAAAGGTAACAATGGTTTACGGTGCGAAGCATTTTACTGTCTTTTACAAGAGAGGAATTTGTTTTTTGCATACGCGGGATCACTGCGCGT from Octopus sinensis unplaced genomic scaffold, ASM634580v1 Contig07806, whole genome shotgun sequence includes:
- the LOC115227850 gene encoding adenylate isopentenyltransferase 5, chloroplastic-like, yielding MKTSGGRLRPLVAVLGPTGSGKSQIAFALAKKFNGSIINADAMQMYKGLNIITNKPTPSELNACPHHLIDFLDPLYENYNVKMYKLDKLIDERVDKMLENGLVDELVDFHHRYSENQTYEGCSRPECYCVYKLDATGSKDLSTDVIPMAITIVADYLAVLSLVIIIQKRSQILPDQYANCQAMQALFKIIKIPYNVEYYKNAEEISPN
- the LOC115227851 gene encoding zinc finger BED domain-containing protein 5-like, yielding MFREIAATELGLIPISNTSVSRLIKDMFDDIETLLVRRIKKSEFFPFQVDKSSDITRMQFSVLFRYMDDESIIEDFFPQRVVETTKGYDIFNLINSYFEHLKLDWNECIGICTDGALSVTGDDRDFVSVAKNKNPDLIHKHYFIHHEACFGQGRKNYQLYQNESVVITIALGTL